The Papaver somniferum cultivar HN1 chromosome 3, ASM357369v1, whole genome shotgun sequence genome includes a region encoding these proteins:
- the LOC113358896 gene encoding putative E3 ubiquitin-protein ligase LIN-1 has translation MDSNSFYNLHGEGRETLKISEHHSFRLFDHLQSKALKGKTLTHLGDLKNSARHKQESNTRGSIDAVSLHSGKEVQTEIQWISEKRVSTLCLSDKIENCEEDEDSVELTTMQEAEVKFEQLRNATLDQLLNIISTSKEERVIRVVVSVLLTMIAENKTVIEDIKRKGLRLCNLVTAIKCNVHDAATLIYLISPSPKEIKRFELLPQLLKVACNSSRYKDDFVQPALTPREAALLMIEVLVTSFDSATNNIHLAAISSSQVLSELAHVERYSNIKEISSLAAVLVKCMRFDGKCRSLISNCTPMDPFVHLLRSQCAALQFFHEILCIPRSSAISLLNQIRQPDSINSINILMSCIQQSEPEYRLMAANLLLQLDMLEESSDKSIFREAAMEVVLGSITSEESSNTQILSANILSNLGGTYAWTGEPYTVARLVTKAGLKSFHHKNMIRTFDWSEQILEETSIDEWCRKIARSIITKGEPLFRALEKGLSSKIKSVSRDCLIAIAWIGCEIAVKTPQKLRYTACEILLSGIEKFLHPGSDLEERLLACLCVYNYASGKGMQKLIPFSEGVRESLRRLSNISWMAEELLNVTDYFLQTKSRISCVHTQVLEMGQICNEAVNALIYYKGQLYSGHSNGSIKVWDINKKRAKLVWDVKEHHKEVTCFALFEPEGSLLSGSSDKTIRVWKMVNQKLGCIEVISTTEPIHKIETCGQQIFLITESRGLKVFDESRTAKVICKSKQVKCLTVNQRKLYLGCTDSSIQEVDVPNDQHRELKSPAKRWLKQKKPANSVVVYRDWLYVASSIVEGSNFKEWKRKIEPQMSIAVGKGENVEIMGVVEDFIYLTCSSSPSVLQIWLRETQQKVGRLSAGSRITSLLTANDVVICGTETGLIKAYYASTNDKFNYLIGELRGCSDGNFDALNIGSIPNQLNVLNSYGNKYSQDINHSFQSREIIIHGSCNGLILVSSKSEVRESRRSLCLWNPATREVKRVGALMESRYDINAEHEHQVYEIACHIHYGFGYNKNIDDYKIVGFEIEKSVRMLPLEDDHGDEDEDVPEVALGCMVSVYSLKSNLWKCIPKRIYYDIYSEHDLEPVHVNEDDFVETLGDLGGNLCMIDDSYGETNDSVEALGQLDRGANATPCNGLAPRLVHRSGYALIAAPDKTGYLSCLATSGAVSSTAGLVTGSLIHTADGLVSAYPPPGSTTTTNQYTGESTDRRYLSRELKKVEKNIGRDLDINEGPNHVVVTACDTGAYYIDDAARMIQFVRLNLMTLGSKSV, from the exons ATGGATTCCAATTCCTTTTACAATTTGCATGGTGAAGGAAGAGAAACTCTAAAGATATCAGAACATCATAGTTTTAGACTCTTCGATCACTTACAATCTAAAGCACTCAAGGGAAAGACACTTACACATCTGGGTGACCTGAAGAATTCTGCAAGGCACAAGCAAGAGTCAAACACCAGGGGAAGTATTGATGCAGTAAGTTTACATTCTGGAAAGGAAGTGCAAACTGAAATACAGTGGATATCTGAGAAGAGAGTTTCCACATTATGCTTGTcagataaaattgaaaattgtgAAGAAGATGAGGACAGTGTAGAACTTACAACCATGCAGGAAGCTGAAGTGAAATTTGAACAGCTGAGGAATGCAACTCTTGATCAATTGTTGAATATCATTTCGACTTCCAAAGAAGAAAGAGTCATCCGGGTCGTAGTTTCTGTTCTCTTAACTATGATAGCAGAGAACAAAACTGTAATAGAGGATATCAAGAGAAAGGGATTACGTTTGTGCAACTTGGTAACTGCCATAAAATGTAATGTGCATGATGCAGCTACTCTAATCTATTTGATAAGCCCATCGCCTAAAGAAATAAAACGTTTTGAGCTATTACCCCAATTACTGAAGGTGGCTTGCAATTCGAGCAGATATAAAGATGACTTCGTACAACCTGCACTAACACCTCGTGAAGCAGCATTACTGATGATTGAAGTGCTAGTAACTTCCTTTGATAGCGCCACAAATAACATCCATTTGGCTGCAATCAGTTCAAGTCAGGTTCTTTCTGAACTTGCACATGTGGAAAGATATAGTAATATCAAAGAGATCAGTTCTTTGGCAGCTGTTTTAGTAAAATGCATGCGGTTTGATGGAAAATGTAGAAGTTTAATATCAAACTGTACTCCTATGGATCCGTTTGTACATCTACTAAGAAGCCAGTGCGCTGCACTTCAATTTTTTCATGAGATCCTTTGCATACCAAG GTCATCAGCGATAAGTCTATTGAATCAGATACGCCAACCAGACAGCATCAACTCTATAAACATATTGATGTCATGCATCCAACAGTCAGAACCTGAGTACAGGCTCATGGCCGCAAACCTCTTGCTTCAATTAGATATGCTG GAAGAATCATCAGACAAGAGCATATTCAGGGAAGCGGCTATGGAGGTTGTCCTTGGGTCGATTACATCTGAAGAAAGCTCTAACACGCAAATACTATCAGCTAATATACTATCAAATCTTGGAGGGACTTATGCTTGGACAGGAGAACCCTATACAGTGGCACGGTTGGTAACAAAAGCAGGTTTAAAATCATTCCATCACAAGAATATGATAAGAACCTTTGATTGGTCAGAACAAATCCTAGAG GAAACTAGCATAGATGAATGGTGCAGAAAGATTGCAAGAAGTATCATTACAAAAGGGGAACCTTTATTCCGAGCATTGGAGAAGGGACTAAGCAGCAAGATAAAGAGTGTCTCAAGAGACTGTCTCATAGCTATTGCATGGATTGGCTGTGAAATTGCCGTGAAGACTCCCCAAAAACTCAGATACACTGCCTGTGAAATTTTACTAAGTGGAATAGAGAAGTTTCTGCATCCTGGTTCAGATCTGGAAGAGAGATTACTAGCATGTTTATGTGTCTATAATTATGCTTCTGGCAAAG GCATGCAAAAACTGATTCCGTTTTCGGAGGGAGTGAGAGAGTCGCTAAGGCGTCTTTCAAATATTTCATGGATGGCAGAGGAATTACTAAACGTAACTGATTATTTCCTTCAAACTAAATCT CGCATTTCTTGTGTCCACACACAAGTTCTGGAGATGGGTCAGATCTGCAATGAAGCTGTTAACGCTCTCATCTACTACAAAGGACAACTTTACAGTGGACACTCAAATGGCTCAATAAAG GTATGGGATATCAATAAAAAACGGGCCAAACTTGTATGGGATGTCAAAGAGCACCACAAAGAAGTGACATGCTTTGCGCTTTTTGAACCCGAAGGCAGTCTTTTAAGTGGatccagtgataaaactatcaGG GTGTGGAAGATGGTCAACCAGAAACTGGGATGCATAGAAGTAATAAGTACAACAGAACCAATCCACAAAATCGAGACATGCGGTCAGCAGATCTTTCTAATTACTGAGAGTCGTGGACTAAAG GTGTTCGATGAGTCCAGAACTGCCAAAGTTATTTGCAAGAGTAAACAAGTGAAATGCTTGACAGTAAATCAGAGAAAACTTTACCTGGGATGCACAGATTCATCTATCCAG GAAGTGGATGTACCAAATGATCAACATCGAGAACTTAAATCTCCGGCAAAGAGATGGCTCAAGCAAAAGAAGCCAGCAAATTCAGTGGTTGTTTATCGAGACTGGCTTTATGTTGCAAGTTCCATAGTTGAAGGTTCAAACTTCAAG GAATGGAAAAGGAAAATTGAACCCCAGATGTCCATAGCAGTCGGGAAAGGAGAAAATGTGGAGATAATGGGAGTAGTAGAGGACTTCATATACTTGACCTGCAGCTCGTCTCCAAGCGTCCTTCAG ATATGGTTAAGAGAGACACAACAAAAAGTGGGAAGGTTATCAGCAGGCAGCAGAATAACGAGTCTACTCACAGCAAATGACGTTGTTATATGTGGTACAGAAACCGGATTGATCAAGGCAT ATTACGCTAGCACAAACGATAAATTTAATTATCTAATAGGAGAACTAAGAGGATGCTCGGATGGTAATTTTGATGCCCTTAACATAGGGAGCATACCGAATCAGTTAAACGTGCTTAACAGTTATGGCAATAAGTATTCTCAGGACATTAATCATTCATTCCAATCTAGAGAAATTATTATTCATGGTTCTTGTAATGGCTTGATTTTAGTGAGTAGTAAGTCAGAGGTAAGGGAAAGTCGTCGTAGTCTTTGTCTTTGGAACCCGGCTACAAGAGAAGTCAAGAGAGTAGGAGCGTTGATGGAATCGCGCTACGACATTAATGCAGAACATGAGCATCAAGTTTACGAAATTGCATGTCATATACATTATGGATTTGGATATAACAAAAACATTGATGATTACAAGATTGTCGGATTTGAGATCGAGAAATCCGTACGAATGTTACCACTGGAAGATGATCACGGTGATGAGGACGAGGATGTTCCTGAGGTTGCCTTGGGCTGTATGGTCTCTGTATATTCACTAAAATCGAATTTGTGGAAATGCATACCGAAACGCATCTATTATGACATATATAGCGAACACGATTTGGAGCCTGTGCATGTCAAT gaagatgattttgtagaaACATTGGGTGATCTGGGAGGAAATTTGTGCATGATTGATGATTCTTATGGTGAGACTAATGACAGCGTCGAG GCTTTGGGCCAGCTGGACAGGGGTGCAAATGCAACCCCTTGCAATGGTCTGGCTCCGAGATTGGTACACAGATCCGGCTATGCCCTCATAGCAGCTCCTGACAAGACAGGTTACTTAAGCTGCTTAGCTACTTCTGGTgctgtttcttctactgctgggCTTGTTACTGGCAGTTTGATTCATACTGCTGATGGGCTCGTTTCTGCA TATCCACCTCCTGGTAGTACTACTACTACCAATCAATATACCGGAGAATCTACTGATCGAAG GTACTTATCAAGGGAGCTTAAGAAAGTGGAGAAGAATATTGGAAGGGATTTAGATATTAACGAG GGTCCAAATCATGTTGTTGTAACAGCTTGTGATACTGGTGCATATTATATTGATGATGCTGCGAGGATGATTCAGTTTGTTAGGCTAAATCTTATGACTTTAGGTTCCAAATCAGTTTGA